A region of Mycoplasmopsis bovirhinis DNA encodes the following proteins:
- a CDS encoding type 2 periplasmic-binding domain-containing protein, which yields MKKNFWKTHKNKVLVSSGILSVAGIFTAVLSTKLTKKFKPSFYNYKSYMSSDNIDKLNETFDYKEFDEINQFSTALINNKAVAGIGSDFLAAELVRKKLIGKIDYASLLGLEELEGFLEYDKLKTLVNSQDFTNYSITEQETYKKELSEAFNKKQLIKQFVKLTLRPEIWDHLLKYKLEDDNELWEYFYPYFSQDMVVSYNIKKNPIAVDNATGNGSIDFEKYKNTFQNNDIKDPLSLVNVLKIMSLNNFNKWYITDSIRDNMMYGSSYWPLPTGRTENNFTGYVLDNETDGNETYKILIDAFADLINDGTGYNIKDANHIAFKGDGLEIVNDLINPSRNDVNVAIMYNGDAIDAYYGKDNFPNLVEDGHIRAIKPKNNILLLDGLVISSGVSKENAKKYAQKVSESFFQGTIDIINSYKALLENNAIKELRLGTNQVDFTHMQTKTMFKRLATNWKELKINELSELETASLNQEYLNQFISKFTNLIDLSSEENKASYDEYLAIQENYQNNQKVDFSDRINLFVKIIKNYLDANLSDFYQLAINNIEESKKAIEYQNSYDSFEKALIYEFISSNLEELKEALSKHSTLKEKKDFIGLFLARKIAILDFSTIKDKYNFTNFDYVNYVPTNISDYEQVLQNYFLDPISGHDETAINLYEINNKTGIIHENIQPVSDELQSKITTYYFNKTKS from the coding sequence ATGAAAAAGAATTTTTGAAAAACTCATAAAAATAAAGTATTAGTTTCAAGTGGAATTTTAAGTGTTGCAGGAATTTTTACAGCTGTTTTATCAACTAAATTAACCAAAAAATTTAAACCAAGTTTTTATAACTATAAATCTTATATGTCAAGTGATAACATTGATAAATTAAATGAAACATTTGACTATAAAGAATTTGACGAAATAAACCAATTTAGTACTGCTTTAATAAATAATAAAGCAGTAGCTGGAATTGGATCAGACTTTTTAGCTGCTGAATTAGTTCGTAAAAAACTAATAGGAAAAATTGACTATGCTAGCTTATTAGGACTTGAAGAACTTGAAGGTTTTTTAGAATATGATAAATTAAAAACTCTTGTTAATTCACAAGATTTTACTAATTATTCAATAACAGAACAAGAAACCTATAAAAAAGAGCTTAGTGAAGCATTTAACAAAAAACAGTTAATTAAACAATTTGTGAAATTAACCTTAAGACCTGAAATTTGGGATCATTTACTAAAATATAAACTTGAAGACGATAATGAGCTTTGAGAATACTTCTATCCATATTTTTCACAAGATATGGTTGTTAGCTATAATATTAAGAAAAATCCTATAGCAGTAGACAACGCTACTGGCAATGGATCAATTGATTTCGAAAAATACAAAAATACTTTTCAAAATAATGATATTAAAGATCCTTTATCATTAGTTAATGTTTTAAAGATTATGTCTTTAAATAACTTTAATAAATGATATATTACAGATTCAATTAGAGATAATATGATGTATGGTTCATCATATTGACCTTTACCTACAGGGAGAACTGAAAATAACTTTACAGGATATGTTTTAGATAATGAAACAGATGGTAATGAAACGTATAAAATTTTAATTGATGCTTTTGCTGATTTAATTAATGATGGTACTGGTTATAACATTAAAGATGCAAATCATATTGCATTTAAAGGTGATGGCTTAGAGATAGTTAATGATTTAATTAACCCTTCGCGTAATGATGTTAATGTTGCTATTATGTATAATGGTGATGCTATTGATGCATATTATGGTAAAGATAATTTTCCCAATTTAGTTGAAGATGGACACATTAGAGCAATAAAACCAAAAAATAATATTTTATTACTTGATGGACTAGTTATTTCTTCTGGTGTTTCAAAAGAAAATGCAAAAAAATATGCACAAAAAGTTTCAGAAAGTTTTTTCCAAGGAACTATTGATATTATTAATTCATATAAAGCATTATTGGAAAATAATGCTATTAAAGAATTACGCTTAGGAACTAATCAAGTTGATTTTACTCATATGCAAACTAAAACAATGTTTAAAAGATTAGCAACTAATTGAAAAGAATTAAAAATTAATGAACTTTCTGAATTAGAAACAGCAAGCTTAAATCAAGAATATTTAAATCAGTTCATTAGTAAATTTACTAATCTTATAGATTTATCCTCAGAAGAAAACAAGGCATCATATGATGAATATTTAGCAATTCAAGAAAATTATCAAAATAACCAGAAAGTAGATTTTAGTGATCGTATTAATTTATTTGTTAAGATTATTAAAAATTACCTTGATGCGAATTTAAGTGATTTTTATCAACTTGCCATAAACAATATTGAGGAATCAAAAAAAGCTATTGAATACCAAAATTCATACGATAGTTTTGAAAAAGCATTAATATATGAATTTATTAGTTCCAATTTAGAAGAACTTAAAGAAGCTTTAAGTAAACATTCGACATTAAAAGAGAAAAAAGATTTTATTGGTCTATTTTTAGCACGTAAGATTGCTATCTTGGATTTTAGTACAATTAAAGATAAATATAATTTTACGAATTTTGATTATGTAAATTATGTACCTACAAATATTTCTGATTATGAGCAAGTGTTGCAAAACTATTTTTTAGATCCAATTAGTGGTCATGATGAAACTGCAATTAATTTATACGAAATCAATAATAAAACTGGAATAATCCACGAAAACATTCAACCTGTTTCTGATGAATTACAATCAAAAATAACCACTTATTATTTTAATAAAACTAAATCATAA
- a CDS encoding ABC transporter permease — MNKVTSFLRSSYIYLILAFIYVPLVFGVVFSFNKPTPKGEFNPTWVGSTFENWKGLFDAGRDLSLINTILLGFIVSVLVISLSLATVYAIYRRKNKLLRTTLSVTSNIPLINPDNITAIGLVLVFSSFFGIVAVDSEGFGRVIVGHTVMTLPYGILLMLPRSEKFNNNLYEASQDLGYSKFKSWVKTYLVYMIPSIITVLVVSSVFSFDDFIITRTVSNTSTLGTKLYEGAFEPWGLVLGSIVLFIVLISNIAYAVYKSKK; from the coding sequence ATGAATAAAGTTACTAGCTTTTTAAGAAGTAGTTATATTTATCTTATTTTAGCTTTTATTTATGTTCCGCTTGTTTTTGGTGTTGTATTTAGTTTTAACAAACCCACACCAAAAGGTGAATTTAACCCTACTTGAGTTGGAAGTACCTTTGAAAATTGAAAAGGTCTTTTTGATGCTGGTCGTGATTTAAGTTTAATTAATACCATTTTACTTGGATTTATTGTTAGTGTACTAGTAATTAGTTTAAGTTTAGCAACTGTTTATGCAATTTACCGACGTAAAAATAAATTACTTAGAACAACTCTTTCAGTTACTTCAAATATTCCACTAATAAACCCTGATAATATTACTGCCATTGGACTAGTTTTAGTTTTTAGTTCATTTTTTGGTATCGTTGCTGTTGATAGCGAAGGTTTTGGCCGGGTAATTGTTGGTCATACTGTTATGACACTGCCTTATGGTATTTTATTAATGTTGCCAAGAAGTGAAAAATTTAACAACAACTTATATGAAGCTTCACAAGATCTAGGTTATTCAAAATTTAAATCATGAGTTAAAACATATTTAGTGTACATGATCCCTTCAATTATTACTGTACTAGTAGTAAGCTCAGTTTTTAGTTTTGATGATTTTATTATTACTCGAACTGTGTCAAATACTTCTACGTTAGGAACTAAATTATATGAAGGGGCTTTTGAACCTTGAGGGTTAGTGCTTGGTTCAATAGTACTATTTATTGTTTTAATTTCAAATATCGCTTACGCAGTATATAAATCTAAAAAATAA
- a CDS encoding ABC transporter permease gives MSSKIKALFTFDKKAYLFLPYLFLAIFLILLPILMIVISAFSTTDFDAYVLIKDSNTWNIIFRSLWIGVISSILCLLIGFPYAYFVSTSKSKLFKIFALSLMISPLAIFTVARIYSIKGLALAVLATNPKSLNNEFFIIFGLTYLNIPLMVMPLYTVFKDMPKNIIEASHDLGYGLIATIFKVVIPYGTKAILSGLGIIFLSSATTFIVSAKLLPDGSQKQLIGIVINSKINPGNKYDLSSGSMLVIVVSAIFIGLYSLLQIVPKLIFKLKKGAHYE, from the coding sequence ATGAGTTCAAAAATTAAAGCACTTTTTACTTTTGACAAAAAAGCATATTTATTTTTACCATACTTATTTTTAGCAATTTTTTTAATTTTATTACCAATTTTAATGATTGTTATTAGTGCGTTTTCAACAACTGATTTTGATGCATATGTTTTAATTAAAGATTCAAATACTTGAAATATTATCTTTAGATCATTATGAATTGGAGTTATATCGTCAATTTTATGTTTATTAATTGGTTTTCCTTATGCATATTTTGTCTCAACTTCAAAATCTAAACTATTCAAAATCTTTGCACTAAGTTTAATGATTAGTCCTCTTGCTATTTTTACTGTAGCTAGAATTTACTCAATTAAAGGTTTAGCTTTAGCAGTTTTAGCTACAAATCCTAAATCATTAAATAACGAATTTTTCATTATTTTTGGATTAACTTATCTTAATATTCCTTTGATGGTTATGCCCTTATATACTGTTTTTAAAGATATGCCAAAAAACATTATTGAAGCAAGTCATGATTTAGGTTATGGCTTAATTGCAACAATTTTTAAAGTTGTCATTCCTTATGGAACTAAAGCTATTTTAAGTGGATTAGGAATAATCTTTTTATCTAGTGCAACAACTTTTATTGTTAGTGCTAAATTATTGCCAGATGGTTCACAAAAACAATTAATTGGAATTGTAATCAATTCCAAGATTAACCCTGGTAATAAATATGATTTAAGTAGTGGTTCAATGCTTGTTATTGTTGTTTCAGCTATATTTATTGGACTTTATTCATTATTACAAATAGTTCCTAAGCTTATTTTTAAACTTAAAAAAGGAGCACACTATGAATAA
- a CDS encoding ABC transporter ATP-binding protein, with translation MKTNNKKNIKHIIELKNIVKTFDNNKTVLNNIDLKINRGEFVTLLGPSGSGKTTILRLIGGFEWATRGEIKFNGRDIKDLSPHKRNVSTIFQDYALFTHLNVYGNILYGLKLKRVPKDTVSSYRLNELEKKKVAWEAKAKAKMVELDKIQDKYLEELQTLKPGTFKFNKRQSWLDDSDFKYSYWENFVDLKVQDYENKYFKRRMTKDELNEKTKRIIEIVGLSGNETKSISELSGGMKQRVALARSLVIEPEILLLDEPLSALDAKIRQRMQVLLRSVQQELGLTFIFVTHDQDEALELSDRIAIMRDGIIEQYDTPKNIYDYPVNIWVAKFIGDSNVFSAKMAEDGNVKLFGRKYKTIHEDDEFPKNTEVDVLIRPEDIDITSGTQVKKDGKIVGEVIDVSYRGSYYYLKIEANDGNIFNVETAKKFELNETVYLSWTIDSIHLMKKDPKWDYNHNEFKN, from the coding sequence TTGAAAACAAATAATAAAAAGAATATCAAACACATTATAGAATTAAAAAATATTGTCAAAACATTTGACAACAATAAAACAGTTTTAAATAACATTGATTTAAAAATTAATCGTGGTGAATTTGTCACCTTACTTGGCCCTTCTGGTTCAGGAAAAACTACTATTTTAAGATTAATTGGTGGTTTTGAATGGGCAACACGGGGAGAGATTAAATTTAATGGCCGTGACATTAAAGATCTCTCACCTCACAAAAGAAATGTTTCAACAATTTTTCAAGATTACGCTTTATTTACCCATTTAAATGTTTATGGAAATATTTTATATGGACTTAAGCTTAAGAGAGTTCCAAAAGATACTGTAAGTAGCTACCGATTAAATGAACTTGAGAAAAAAAAGGTAGCTTGAGAAGCAAAAGCAAAAGCTAAAATGGTTGAACTTGATAAAATTCAAGATAAATATTTAGAAGAATTACAAACTTTAAAACCTGGTACTTTTAAATTTAACAAACGTCAAAGCTGGCTTGATGATTCAGATTTTAAATATTCATATTGAGAAAACTTCGTAGACTTAAAGGTTCAAGATTATGAAAACAAATATTTCAAGCGCCGCATGACTAAAGATGAGTTAAATGAAAAAACGAAGCGTATTATTGAAATAGTTGGATTATCAGGAAATGAAACTAAATCTATTTCAGAACTTTCTGGAGGAATGAAGCAACGTGTTGCTTTAGCCCGTAGCCTCGTAATTGAGCCTGAAATTTTACTTTTAGATGAACCTCTTAGTGCCTTAGATGCTAAAATTCGTCAAAGAATGCAAGTATTGCTTAGAAGCGTACAACAAGAACTTGGCTTAACTTTTATTTTCGTAACTCATGACCAAGATGAAGCTTTAGAATTATCTGATCGAATTGCAATTATGCGTGATGGAATAATTGAACAATATGATACTCCTAAAAATATTTACGACTACCCAGTTAATATTTGAGTGGCTAAATTTATTGGTGATTCAAATGTTTTTAGCGCTAAAATGGCTGAAGATGGAAATGTTAAATTATTTGGTCGAAAATATAAGACTATTCACGAAGATGATGAATTTCCAAAAAATACTGAAGTAGATGTTTTAATTCGTCCTGAAGATATTGATATTACTAGTGGAACTCAAGTTAAAAAAGATGGTAAGATAGTTGGTGAAGTTATTGATGTTTCATACAGAGGAAGCTATTACTATTTAAAAATTGAAGCTAATGATGGAAATATCTTTAATGTTGAAACTGCTAAAAAATTTGAATTAAATGAAACAGTATATTTAAGTTGAACTATTGATTCAATTCATTTAATGAAAAAAGATCCTAAGTGAGATTACAATCATAATGAGTTCAAAAATTAA
- the rpsR gene encoding 30S ribosomal protein S18, translating to MAYNKNKKAFLNKRKVCQFCENKQTYIDYKDTETLTKFISGTGQIKSKSLTGTCAKHQRKLATAIKRARFIALLPFTIVRTRFSSK from the coding sequence ATGGCATACAATAAGAATAAAAAAGCTTTTTTAAACAAAAGAAAAGTTTGTCAATTTTGTGAAAATAAACAAACTTACATTGATTACAAAGATACTGAAACCTTAACAAAATTTATTTCAGGAACTGGACAAATCAAATCTAAATCTTTAACTGGTACATGTGCTAAACACCAAAGAAAATTAGCAACTGCGATAAAAAGAGCTAGGTTTATCGCTTTATTACCATTTACAATTGTTCGTACACGTTTTTCATCAAAATAA
- a CDS encoding single-stranded DNA-binding protein, with product MLNRVILIGRTTQDAELVYTKQGVAYTRLTLAVDRRRFNNERQTDFIPFVLWRNQAEFAKNYIKKGTLLCIEGEIHISQYTNQTTNLLQRSFDVVVNDIKILQSRANATSSFDNLQRNQSVNSFQANLSSKYQAANSQETFNPLLSSDINDIFDPSDLTDGSKQPEAPQNNSLHELDEMVFSDDTSGLTFQFDDDN from the coding sequence GTGTTAAATAGAGTTATATTAATTGGTCGTACTACTCAAGATGCCGAACTTGTTTATACTAAGCAAGGGGTAGCATATACAAGGTTAACTTTAGCTGTTGACCGTAGACGATTTAATAACGAAAGACAAACTGATTTTATTCCGTTTGTTTTATGAAGAAACCAAGCTGAATTTGCTAAAAACTACATTAAAAAAGGAACATTACTTTGTATTGAAGGAGAGATTCATATTAGTCAATATACAAATCAAACAACTAATTTATTACAAAGATCTTTTGATGTTGTAGTTAATGATATTAAGATTCTACAATCTCGGGCAAATGCAACTAGTTCATTTGATAATTTACAAAGAAATCAAAGTGTTAATTCATTCCAAGCTAATTTAAGTAGCAAATACCAAGCTGCTAATTCACAAGAAACATTTAACCCACTTTTAAGTTCTGATATTAATGATATTTTTGATCCTTCAGATTTAACTGATGGATCAAAACAACCTGAAGCACCACAAAATAATTCATTACACGAATTAGATGAAATGGTGTTTAGTGATGATACATCAGGATTAACTTTTCAATTTGATGATGATAATTAG
- the rpsF gene encoding 30S ribosomal protein S6: MNKYEIMMIVDPKSDAALAFDLLKNVFGAGVKKSEKLENNRLAYKINKSAFGQYILANVEAEGSKIAEFTRRTNIIKEIWRILVINLDTEKGLDTKKEGKKQPRVVKHPRKRVYLKDSKEQKQEKTQPQESKEVKEPNKKSQEK; encoded by the coding sequence ATGAACAAATATGAAATTATGATGATTGTTGATCCAAAATCTGACGCAGCTTTAGCATTTGATTTATTAAAAAATGTTTTTGGAGCTGGTGTTAAAAAATCAGAAAAATTGGAAAACAATCGTTTAGCTTACAAAATTAATAAATCAGCTTTTGGACAATATATTTTAGCTAATGTAGAGGCTGAAGGTTCAAAAATTGCAGAATTCACACGTCGTACTAACATTATCAAGGAAATTTGAAGAATCCTTGTAATTAATTTAGATACCGAAAAAGGTTTAGATACAAAAAAAGAAGGTAAAAAACAACCAAGAGTTGTAAAACACCCAAGAAAAAGAGTTTATTTAAAAGATTCTAAAGAGCAAAAACAAGAGAAAACTCAACCACAAGAATCTAAAGAAGTAAAAGAACCAAATAAAAAATCACAAGAAAAATAA
- the topA gene encoding type I DNA topoisomerase codes for MKNLVIVESPNKVSTIQKYLGDNYKVVASVGHFLQMKTDGEHGLGIDLENWEPKYALDRSKTKIVNEIKKELKDADFVFIATDPDREGEGIGSHLVEYFKIQNFKRIKYNEITKDAILKAVANPVDLNQGLIDAQKSRRMLDRIIGFRLTNLMKAKFKNSPGIPTAGRVQSIALKLVVDREREILNFIPEEYFILNAKITNNSVLAYYYNANNQGDKKNWIYANEIQEIKKHFETAPKTLLVENVTVSKRKMGAITPFKQSALYKKSPYSAASTQGILQKLYEGFGNGGLITYPRTDSTRLSNDFTKVAQNYILNTWGSDYVASEVKGFSGEQDAHEAIRPTDIYLTPAKAAKIYPELTDYDLKIYKLIYDTTLMALISQPIRESKLYEYSNDKYHFRQSFSKILFDGYYVIAPQETEALDPNYQKGQTIGVEKFNFEAHATKPAPRYNEGSLIETLDNIKVGRPSTFATTVNLIKDRKFVNNESSQLVPTEFGFAICDSLIQGFSNIINEKYTAQVEEELDKIAEQELSKNNVLQNFWTKFQTELSVAAKKMNVYTFATPTINQNCPQCHSSLLVRNNKKGQKFIGCSAFPKCKYTESYNE; via the coding sequence ATGAAAAATTTAGTTATAGTAGAGTCACCCAATAAAGTTTCTACAATCCAAAAATATCTTGGAGATAATTATAAAGTTGTTGCATCAGTGGGTCATTTCTTGCAAATGAAAACTGATGGCGAACACGGCTTAGGTATTGATTTAGAAAATTGAGAACCAAAATATGCCCTTGATCGTAGCAAAACTAAGATTGTAAATGAAATTAAAAAAGAATTAAAAGATGCTGATTTTGTCTTTATTGCAACCGACCCTGACCGCGAGGGTGAAGGAATTGGTAGTCACCTTGTAGAATATTTCAAAATTCAAAATTTTAAAAGAATTAAGTATAACGAAATTACAAAGGATGCAATTTTAAAAGCAGTTGCAAATCCTGTTGATTTAAATCAAGGTTTAATTGATGCTCAAAAATCACGCCGTATGTTAGATCGTATTATTGGCTTTAGATTAACTAATTTAATGAAAGCAAAATTTAAAAATTCTCCTGGTATTCCTACTGCCGGTAGAGTACAATCAATTGCCCTTAAATTAGTAGTAGACCGAGAAAGAGAAATTTTAAATTTTATCCCTGAAGAATACTTTATACTTAATGCTAAAATAACAAATAATAGTGTTTTAGCATATTATTATAATGCCAATAACCAAGGTGATAAGAAAAATTGAATTTATGCTAATGAAATACAAGAAATTAAAAAACATTTTGAAACTGCACCCAAAACATTATTAGTTGAAAATGTCACAGTTTCTAAACGTAAAATGGGGGCAATTACTCCTTTTAAACAATCAGCTTTATACAAAAAAAGTCCTTATTCAGCAGCTTCAACCCAAGGAATCTTGCAAAAACTTTACGAAGGTTTTGGTAATGGAGGGTTAATTACTTACCCAAGAACTGATAGTACTCGCTTATCAAATGATTTTACTAAAGTTGCCCAAAACTATATTTTAAACACATGGGGATCAGATTACGTTGCTTCTGAAGTTAAAGGTTTTAGTGGTGAACAAGATGCCCATGAAGCAATTAGACCTACCGATATTTATTTGACCCCAGCTAAAGCTGCAAAGATCTATCCAGAGCTCACAGATTATGATTTAAAGATTTATAAATTAATTTATGATACAACTCTTATGGCATTAATTTCTCAACCTATTAGAGAATCAAAATTATATGAATATTCTAATGATAAATATCATTTTAGACAATCATTTTCTAAAATTTTATTTGACGGATATTATGTCATTGCACCTCAAGAAACCGAAGCTTTAGACCCAAATTACCAAAAAGGTCAAACAATTGGTGTTGAAAAATTCAATTTTGAAGCACATGCTACAAAACCTGCACCTAGGTATAATGAAGGTTCATTAATTGAAACACTTGACAATATTAAGGTGGGTCGACCTTCTACTTTCGCAACAACTGTTAATTTAATTAAAGATCGTAAATTTGTTAATAACGAAAGTTCACAACTTGTGCCTACTGAATTTGGTTTTGCAATCTGTGATTCATTAATTCAAGGATTTTCAAATATTATTAATGAAAAATATACCGCACAAGTCGAAGAAGAATTAGATAAAATAGCTGAGCAAGAGCTTTCTAAAAATAATGTCTTGCAAAATTTTTGAACTAAGTTTCAAACAGAACTTTCAGTTGCAGCAAAAAAAATGAATGTTTATACTTTTGCTAC